One part of the Microvirga sp. TS319 genome encodes these proteins:
- a CDS encoding cytochrome C oxidase subunit IV family protein: MSVWSLWRRNLLIWLALLILLGLTFALAYIPLGPFNIVAALGIAAIKVGLVSFLFMGLARSSALIRLAAAAGIFWLIVLFSLTLSDILTRLSGR, from the coding sequence ATGAGCGTCTGGTCCCTCTGGCGGCGCAACCTTCTCATATGGCTGGCTCTTCTCATCCTGCTCGGACTGACATTCGCGCTTGCCTACATCCCGCTGGGCCCATTCAATATCGTGGCCGCCTTGGGCATTGCGGCGATCAAGGTCGGTCTGGTCTCGTTTCTGTTCATGGGCCTTGCTCGCTCGAGTGCCCTCATTCGCCTTGCGGCGGCCGCCGGTATTTTCTGGCTGATCGTTCTTTTCTCGCTGACGCTCAGCGATATCCTGACACGCCTCTCAGGCCGCTAA
- a CDS encoding Crp/Fnr family transcriptional regulator has protein sequence MPEFLAAAMPCQALVKNRLLQGLLPGDLQMLWPRLAHVELKPRQILHHSGTPMESIYFIESGLVAVSAKASPGKWVEVWMIGSEGMTGLPVLLGDAECPPFRRVVQVRGSAFRISRADFQSAVENIASWRAILLRYTEFVLLQTSQSAICEAHHTLKQRLCRWLLMAHDALDGEDIPLTHQMLARLLGVRRASITECLRALGDEGALDNTRALICVGNRERLESLACDCHTLIRSEYRRLIK, from the coding sequence GTGCCGGAGTTCCTTGCTGCAGCAATGCCTTGCCAAGCCTTGGTGAAGAACCGCCTGCTGCAAGGCCTTTTGCCCGGCGATCTCCAGATGCTGTGGCCGCGTCTGGCGCATGTCGAGCTCAAGCCGCGGCAGATCCTCCATCACTCCGGCACCCCGATGGAGTCCATCTACTTTATCGAGAGTGGGCTCGTGGCCGTTTCGGCCAAGGCATCGCCCGGCAAATGGGTCGAAGTCTGGATGATCGGCTCCGAGGGCATGACCGGTCTGCCGGTCCTGCTGGGCGATGCGGAGTGCCCGCCGTTCCGCCGCGTCGTCCAGGTCAGAGGCAGCGCTTTCCGGATCTCCAGGGCCGACTTCCAAAGCGCGGTCGAGAACATCGCATCCTGGCGGGCGATCCTGCTCCGATATACCGAGTTCGTTCTGCTGCAGACCTCGCAATCGGCCATTTGCGAGGCGCACCACACCCTGAAGCAGCGGCTGTGCCGGTGGCTTCTCATGGCCCACGATGCCCTCGACGGCGAAGACATCCCGCTCACCCACCAGATGCTCGCGCGCCTGCTCGGGGTCAGGCGCGCGAGCATTACGGAATGCCTGCGGGCGCTCGGCGACGAGGGCGCTCTCGACAACACCCGGGCGCTGATCTGCGTGGGCAATCGAGAGCGCCTGGAGAGCTTGGCCTGTGACTGCCATACCCTCATCAGGAGCGAGTATCGGCGTCTCATCAAATAA
- the ctaD gene encoding cytochrome c oxidase subunit I: MNALRRHRALERIWASRPGWRGKLTTVNNNDIGLMFLSLAVTFFAVGGILAMLIRAQLATPRSAFMGPDVYNQVFTMHGTVMMFLFAIPLFEGLTVYLLPKMLGTRDLAFPRLSAFGFWCYAFGGSLLIVSLLAGIAPESGWFMYPPLSSTLGSPGINADFWLLGITFVEISAISASVEIVVTVLLYRAPGMSLDKLPIFAWYMLVVAVMILTGFPPLILGSLLLELERAFGMPFFQAAAGGDSILWQHLFWLFGHPEVYIIFLPAAGVVSTVLPVMARTTLLGYGWIVAGAITLGVMSFGIWVHHMYATGIPHMGLAFFSAASTLVAVPTGVQIFAWIGTLWKGRPEMHLPMLWILAFFATFVMGGLTGVMVAMVPFDWQSHDTYFVVAHLHYVLVGGFVFPMLAGLYYWLPHFTGRQRYFKLGKTAFWLIVLGFHGTFLLLHWAGLLGMRRRIDSIEPGSGWELINLLASVGGFVMAIGFALVLIDVGVNVAVTVRGRRNPWGAGTLEWAMPSPSPSYNLASLPKVHSRNPLQDDPDLPVRIARGEGYLGDPGSGLREILAVEIASGRPSCLVIFPTNSALPIVMAFVTGGIFVGMLIKIYWLVPLSVLGVAALAAWWAWSLGNRGDLGLQPVGHGLVLLRASEVARPPGWWGSLFLLLADGVFFGALLFGYVFLWTVAPNWPPPAWLEPGLSGPLLALGGAVLAFGGIRLADRAIRCNAGPWLGLLLSLAGLAALGSAAITVLARTTHDAHAYDATLWVVAGYVVFHAAVAGLMTVFLVLRAGAGYLSARRIGEARIVRLWIDYAVAAAVLGLGAAWLPEVLT, translated from the coding sequence ATGAATGCCCTGCGCCGCCACCGCGCGCTCGAACGCATCTGGGCCTCCCGGCCGGGCTGGCGCGGCAAGCTCACGACCGTGAACAACAACGATATCGGGCTGATGTTTCTGTCCCTGGCGGTGACGTTCTTTGCGGTCGGCGGCATCCTCGCGATGCTGATCCGCGCGCAACTCGCCACCCCGCGCTCCGCCTTCATGGGACCTGACGTCTACAATCAGGTCTTCACCATGCACGGGACCGTCATGATGTTCCTGTTCGCGATCCCGCTCTTCGAAGGGCTGACGGTCTATCTGCTGCCCAAGATGCTCGGAACGCGCGATCTGGCCTTTCCCCGGCTCAGCGCCTTCGGTTTCTGGTGCTACGCCTTCGGAGGCTCGCTGCTGATCGTTTCGCTTCTCGCCGGGATTGCGCCCGAGAGCGGCTGGTTCATGTACCCGCCGCTCTCCTCAACGCTCGGCTCGCCGGGGATCAACGCGGATTTTTGGCTCCTCGGGATCACCTTCGTCGAGATTTCCGCGATCTCGGCTTCGGTCGAGATCGTCGTGACCGTGCTGCTCTACCGCGCACCCGGCATGTCGCTCGACAAGCTGCCGATCTTCGCCTGGTACATGCTGGTCGTGGCGGTGATGATCCTGACGGGCTTTCCGCCGCTGATCCTGGGCTCGCTTCTGCTCGAGCTCGAGCGCGCCTTCGGAATGCCCTTCTTCCAGGCTGCGGCCGGAGGCGATTCCATCCTCTGGCAGCATCTGTTCTGGCTCTTCGGACATCCGGAGGTCTACATCATCTTCCTGCCTGCCGCAGGTGTCGTCTCCACGGTCCTACCGGTGATGGCGCGAACGACGCTGCTGGGTTACGGCTGGATCGTGGCGGGGGCCATCACCCTCGGGGTCATGAGCTTCGGGATCTGGGTCCACCACATGTACGCGACCGGCATCCCGCATATGGGCCTGGCGTTCTTCTCGGCGGCCTCGACGTTGGTGGCGGTGCCCACAGGGGTGCAGATCTTCGCCTGGATCGGGACACTCTGGAAGGGCCGGCCGGAGATGCACCTGCCGATGCTCTGGATTCTCGCCTTCTTCGCGACCTTCGTGATGGGAGGGCTCACCGGCGTCATGGTGGCGATGGTGCCCTTCGACTGGCAATCGCACGACACCTACTTCGTCGTGGCGCATCTCCACTATGTCCTGGTCGGCGGCTTCGTGTTTCCGATGCTCGCCGGGCTCTATTATTGGCTGCCGCATTTCACAGGGCGGCAGCGCTACTTCAAGCTGGGTAAAACGGCGTTCTGGCTCATCGTCCTGGGCTTTCACGGGACCTTCCTGCTCCTGCACTGGGCGGGCCTGCTGGGGATGAGGCGGCGGATCGACAGCATCGAGCCCGGATCGGGCTGGGAGCTCATCAACCTCCTGGCCTCGGTCGGCGGGTTCGTCATGGCGATCGGCTTCGCGCTCGTGCTCATCGACGTGGGCGTGAACGTGGCGGTGACGGTCCGTGGCCGGCGCAATCCCTGGGGTGCGGGAACCCTGGAATGGGCCATGCCGTCGCCGTCGCCCTCCTACAATCTCGCCTCGCTCCCCAAGGTCCACAGCCGCAACCCTCTCCAGGATGATCCCGACCTGCCGGTGCGCATTGCGCGTGGCGAGGGATACCTGGGAGACCCAGGCAGCGGCTTGCGCGAGATCCTCGCGGTGGAGATCGCGAGCGGGCGGCCGAGTTGCCTCGTCATCTTTCCGACCAATTCGGCGCTGCCCATCGTCATGGCCTTCGTCACCGGCGGAATCTTTGTCGGAATGCTGATCAAGATCTACTGGCTCGTGCCACTTTCCGTCCTTGGCGTGGCGGCGCTCGCGGCCTGGTGGGCCTGGAGCCTGGGAAACCGCGGCGACCTGGGGCTGCAGCCGGTCGGGCATGGGCTTGTTCTGCTGCGGGCTTCGGAGGTGGCGCGACCGCCGGGTTGGTGGGGCTCGCTGTTCCTGCTCCTTGCCGACGGGGTGTTCTTCGGGGCGCTCCTCTTCGGCTACGTCTTCCTCTGGACGGTCGCGCCGAACTGGCCCCCGCCTGCCTGGCTCGAGCCTGGCCTTTCCGGGCCGCTGCTGGCGCTCGGCGGCGCGGTCCTGGCCTTCGGCGGCATCCGCCTTGCCGACCGCGCAATCCGCTGCAATGCGGGACCTTGGCTGGGCCTGCTTCTGAGCCTCGCGGGCCTTGCCGCCCTCGGGTCAGCTGCCATCACGGTGCTCGCGCGGACCACCCACGATGCCCATGCCTACGACGCCACCCTCTGGGTCGTGGCGGGCTACGTCGTCTTTCATGCCGCCGTCGCGGGGCTCATGACCGTGTTTCTCGTGCTGCGCGCGGGCGCCGGCTATCTCTCGGCCCGGCGCATCGGCGAGGCGCGGATCGTGCGGCTCTGGATCGACTACGCCGTCGCCGCCGCAGTTCTGGGCTTGGGCGCCGCTTGGCTGCCGGAGGTGCTGACGTGA
- a CDS encoding cytochrome c oxidase subunit II — MDRVAGDRDRRPGLIEAGSLSDRVDEGLVLGLKFSLGHGRRLLQGLVGCLTPIALAGCQEPLSTVDPAGPAADTIATLWWIMLTGAAAIFLLVMTLLVLALRSGEGPSGSEADIWRERVWIHGLGLGFSLAILAALTVYGLSIGEQLLPRPGPEVVTVRAEGRQWTWSFGYADAPGRATEGLLHIPAGQPVNVEITSADVIHSFWVPRLAGKLDAIPGHVNVLRIEADAPGDYAGVSAEFNGQGYTKHRFTVRAHDSAAWNAFLRGETR; from the coding sequence ATGGATCGGGTGGCCGGCGATCGCGATCGTCGACCTGGTCTCATCGAAGCCGGGTCGCTGAGCGACAGGGTCGACGAGGGTCTCGTCCTTGGTCTGAAATTCAGTCTCGGACACGGGCGGCGGCTCCTGCAGGGTCTGGTCGGGTGCCTAACGCCCATTGCTCTGGCTGGTTGCCAGGAGCCTCTCTCGACCGTCGATCCGGCGGGACCCGCCGCCGACACCATCGCCACCTTGTGGTGGATCATGCTGACCGGGGCGGCAGCGATCTTCCTGCTCGTCATGACCCTGCTTGTGCTGGCGCTCCGAAGCGGCGAAGGGCCGTCCGGGTCTGAGGCGGATATTTGGCGCGAGCGGGTCTGGATCCACGGTCTTGGTCTTGGCTTCTCGCTCGCGATCTTGGCTGCCCTGACCGTCTACGGGCTCTCTATCGGCGAGCAGCTCCTGCCTCGACCGGGACCGGAGGTCGTGACCGTCCGCGCAGAAGGGCGGCAGTGGACATGGTCCTTCGGCTACGCCGATGCGCCGGGGCGCGCGACCGAGGGTCTCCTCCACATCCCGGCCGGGCAGCCAGTGAACGTGGAGATCACCAGCGCCGACGTCATCCACAGCTTCTGGGTGCCGCGGCTCGCAGGAAAGCTCGACGCGATCCCGGGCCATGTGAACGTTCTACGCATCGAGGCGGACGCCCCGGGCGACTACGCGGGCGTCAGCGCCGAGTTCAACGGCCAGGGCTACACCAAGCACCGCTTCACCGTGCGGGCGCATGACAGCGCCGCCTGGAACGCCTTTCTCCGCGGAGAGACCCGATGA
- a CDS encoding DUF2231 domain-containing protein gives MSETEFQTKDETLVDPVAQRPGFDETRSTIAIAGHPIHAMTVAFPIALTFCNFGADAFYWWTGDVFWARAGVWAAGMAFLIGLAAAASGTMELLMVPGIRARASAWTHAAIAVALLSILGANWGYRLHGYETAVLPYGILLSGFCVVMVGATGWHGGKLVFDYRLGTSNGS, from the coding sequence GTGTCCGAGACTGAATTTCAGACCAAGGACGAGACCCTCGTCGACCCTGTCGCTCAGCGACCCGGCTTCGATGAGACCAGGTCGACGATCGCGATCGCCGGCCACCCGATCCATGCCATGACCGTGGCCTTCCCTATTGCTCTTACCTTCTGCAATTTCGGCGCGGATGCGTTCTACTGGTGGACGGGCGACGTGTTCTGGGCGCGGGCCGGCGTGTGGGCGGCAGGGATGGCCTTCCTCATTGGCCTTGCCGCCGCGGCCTCGGGGACGATGGAACTGCTGATGGTCCCCGGTATCCGCGCAAGGGCTTCCGCCTGGACTCACGCGGCGATTGCGGTGGCGCTCCTGTCGATTCTGGGTGCGAACTGGGGCTATCGGCTTCACGGCTACGAGACGGCGGTGCTGCCTTACGGCATCCTGCTGTCGGGCTTCTGCGTCGTTATGGTGGGCGCAACAGGATGGCATGGCGGAAAGCTCGTCTTCGACTATCGCCTGGGCACATCGAACGGGAGCTGA
- a CDS encoding GNAT family N-acetyltransferase — MTVVTRAALAQYRCWPSAFANERKDHRFYEIVEDTINPEFEYRYFIIHGDRGEPCTVQPFFVLDQDLLAGTGSHAQAVAATIRRLWPGFLKLRTLMVGCVAGEGHFDGADESSRQEGARRLASAIIHYARAMKIRLVVMKEFPAKYRPTLACFMRAGFVRVPSLPMTRLEIKYGSFEDYMRCALHSSRRAKLHRAFQALNHAPPVEVSLETDIAPIIGEIYPLYLQVYARSKQHFEKLTPEFFCALGHVMPDKSRFFVWRQLGRIIAFNLCMVQGDAIYSEYIGLDYAVALDLHLYFVAVRDVITWAIANGYRSYCSSGLSYEPKFHLRHRLDPIDLYVRHTSAVINPILRHLLPWLEPTRQDPLLRKFENYAELWDHA, encoded by the coding sequence GTGACGGTCGTTACGCGCGCCGCACTGGCGCAGTACCGCTGCTGGCCTTCCGCCTTCGCGAACGAACGCAAGGACCATCGCTTCTACGAGATCGTGGAGGATACGATTAATCCGGAGTTCGAGTACCGGTACTTCATCATTCATGGCGATCGGGGCGAGCCCTGTACGGTTCAGCCATTCTTCGTCCTCGATCAGGATCTCCTGGCCGGAACGGGTTCGCACGCGCAAGCTGTCGCCGCAACAATCCGCCGCCTGTGGCCCGGCTTCCTGAAGCTGCGAACGCTCATGGTCGGGTGTGTGGCAGGCGAAGGTCATTTTGACGGTGCCGATGAATCGTCGCGCCAGGAGGGCGCGCGCCGACTGGCGTCCGCTATTATCCATTATGCGCGCGCGATGAAGATCCGTCTCGTGGTGATGAAGGAGTTTCCCGCGAAATACCGGCCGACCCTCGCATGCTTCATGCGGGCCGGTTTCGTTCGTGTGCCGAGCCTTCCGATGACTCGCCTTGAGATCAAGTATGGTAGTTTCGAGGACTATATGCGTTGTGCTCTTCACTCGTCGCGACGCGCAAAGCTGCATCGGGCATTCCAGGCTCTTAACCATGCACCGCCGGTCGAGGTGAGCCTTGAGACCGACATTGCGCCAATCATCGGCGAGATCTATCCATTGTATCTACAGGTCTATGCGCGATCCAAGCAGCACTTCGAAAAATTGACGCCGGAGTTTTTCTGCGCGCTCGGACATGTCATGCCGGACAAGTCCCGCTTCTTCGTTTGGCGTCAGTTAGGGAGAATTATTGCCTTCAACCTCTGCATGGTCCAGGGGGACGCCATCTATAGCGAGTATATCGGTCTCGATTATGCGGTCGCACTCGATTTGCATCTTTATTTTGTTGCCGTTCGCGACGTGATTACGTGGGCCATCGCCAACGGCTACCGGTCATATTGCAGCAGTGGATTGAGCTACGAGCCAAAGTTTCATCTGCGCCACAGGCTCGATCCGATCGATCTCTACGTGCGGCACACGTCGGCCGTCATCAATCCTATCCTGCGACATCTATTGCCCTGGCTCGAACCGACGCGCCAGGATCCGCTCTTGCGAAAATTTGAGAACTACGCGGAGTTGTGGGATCACGCGTGA
- a CDS encoding YsnF/AvaK domain-containing protein — MTIHNPNSATEQDTSSADEAVPLAEEVLHIDKTIVTTGKVRVRTVTDVVSELAQASLDAEKVEVTRVPVNRVVDRAPDIRTENGATIVPVLEEILVVEKRLVLKEELHIRKRIETENVEIPVELRKQHAIVERDPTDDEEGNSSA, encoded by the coding sequence ATGACGATACACAATCCAAATTCTGCAACGGAACAGGACACTTCGTCTGCAGACGAAGCCGTTCCTCTGGCCGAGGAGGTGCTCCATATTGATAAGACAATCGTCACAACCGGAAAGGTCCGAGTGCGGACCGTCACCGATGTCGTCAGCGAACTCGCTCAGGCTTCACTCGACGCGGAGAAAGTCGAGGTGACGCGCGTCCCTGTCAATCGCGTGGTAGATCGGGCCCCGGACATCCGGACGGAAAATGGCGCGACCATCGTGCCTGTTCTCGAAGAAATCCTCGTCGTGGAGAAGCGGCTGGTACTAAAAGAAGAACTGCATATTCGCAAGCGGATCGAAACAGAGAATGTCGAGATTCCTGTCGAGCTTCGTAAGCAGCACGCTATCGTCGAGCGCGATCCCACTGATGACGAAGAAGGCAATAGCAGCGCGTGA
- a CDS encoding cytochrome c oxidase subunit 3 family protein codes for MTQSPAVLKEPWQDLGRQREGAAFGIWVFLASELLFFGGMILLYTVYRVENPEAFAAAARETDIWYGTVNTAVLLTSSLTMAVAAQGAEQDWRRLVVWCLAATALLGLTFGILKGFEYAEDIRKSLIPGPDFPLQEPAAQLFFALYWTMTGLHAIHLTIGIGLVSRLCLLGALGRIVLRGNPQFEVTALYWHLIDVIWIILYPLIYLPGRAS; via the coding sequence GTGACCCAGTCGCCTGCTGTTCTGAAGGAGCCGTGGCAGGATCTTGGCCGGCAGCGTGAGGGGGCTGCCTTCGGCATATGGGTCTTTCTTGCAAGCGAATTGCTCTTCTTCGGCGGCATGATTCTCCTCTACACGGTCTACCGGGTCGAAAATCCGGAGGCTTTCGCTGCCGCAGCCCGCGAGACGGACATCTGGTACGGCACAGTCAATACCGCGGTTCTCCTGACGAGCAGTCTCACCATGGCGGTCGCCGCACAGGGCGCCGAGCAGGACTGGCGGCGGCTCGTCGTCTGGTGCCTTGCCGCAACGGCCCTGCTCGGGCTCACGTTCGGTATTCTGAAGGGCTTTGAATATGCAGAAGACATCCGAAAGAGCCTCATTCCCGGGCCAGACTTCCCCTTGCAGGAACCGGCCGCCCAGTTGTTCTTCGCTCTCTACTGGACCATGACGGGGCTGCACGCGATTCACCTGACCATCGGGATCGGCCTGGTCAGCCGCCTGTGCCTTCTCGGCGCCCTCGGGCGCATCGTCCTGCGCGGAAATCCCCAATTCGAAGTCACGGCTCTCTACTGGCACCTCATCGACGTGATCTGGATCATCCTCTATCCGCTGATCTACCTTCCGGGCAGAGCCTCATGA
- a CDS encoding B12-binding domain-containing radical SAM protein, with protein sequence MRSPVQARNERRVLCVFPAYSPSFGTFSHAYRLLGRVRAFMPPQGLLVIASYLPERWQVRFIDENIVSAGPSDFAWSDIVFVSGMHIQAPQIRDIQARAKRAGTITVLGGPSVSGTPESYPEFDYLHIGEIGDATDRLIACLDESTTAPPAQMRFETTERLPLYDFPLPAYHLAGADRYFIGSLQFSSGCPYRCEFCDIPALYGRQPRLKTPEQVITELDAIVDLPHPLAIYFVDDNFIGNRKAVRALLPHLVAWQQRHGYPVVFACEATLNLAKQPDILELMREANFHTVFVGIETPDPVALKAIDKGHNASVPMLDAIRTLNGYGLEVVSGIILGLDTDTAETGASLVAFVEQSQIPMLTINLLQALPRTPLWDRLRDTNRIVDDPCRESNVRFIRPYEEVVEMWRRCIQEVYDPERLFSRFMHQVDATYPNRIRRPARGQLTASNLHQAFRLALNLAVRAGLLSTYRRPFWRAVRYAISRGQIDAAFGMGLVAYHLIAFSREAVRGEQNASFYAAKVRNQASPYRRLSRHARS encoded by the coding sequence ATGCGAAGTCCGGTGCAGGCTCGAAACGAGCGGCGCGTACTCTGTGTATTCCCTGCCTACAGCCCATCATTCGGGACGTTCTCGCATGCCTATCGCCTGCTCGGGCGAGTTCGTGCCTTCATGCCCCCGCAGGGTCTCCTCGTGATCGCATCCTATTTGCCGGAGCGCTGGCAGGTGCGCTTCATCGACGAGAACATAGTGTCCGCAGGCCCGAGCGACTTTGCCTGGTCCGACATTGTGTTCGTCAGTGGCATGCATATCCAGGCGCCGCAAATCCGCGACATTCAGGCTCGGGCGAAAAGAGCCGGTACGATCACCGTGCTTGGGGGCCCGTCGGTCTCGGGCACTCCTGAGAGTTACCCCGAATTCGATTATCTCCATATTGGGGAAATCGGAGACGCAACCGACCGCCTCATCGCATGCCTGGACGAGAGCACGACCGCTCCCCCGGCGCAGATGCGTTTTGAGACCACCGAACGCCTGCCGCTCTATGACTTTCCTCTTCCCGCCTACCATCTGGCGGGTGCGGACCGGTATTTCATCGGAAGCCTGCAGTTCTCGAGCGGATGCCCTTATCGCTGCGAGTTTTGCGATATTCCGGCGCTCTACGGTCGACAGCCGCGCCTGAAAACACCCGAACAGGTCATTACCGAGCTGGACGCCATTGTGGATCTGCCTCACCCGCTGGCCATCTACTTTGTCGACGACAACTTCATTGGCAATCGGAAAGCAGTCCGCGCGTTGCTGCCACACCTTGTTGCCTGGCAGCAGCGGCATGGCTATCCGGTTGTCTTCGCATGCGAGGCAACGCTCAATCTGGCCAAGCAGCCCGACATCCTGGAACTGATGCGAGAGGCGAACTTCCATACCGTCTTTGTTGGAATTGAGACACCGGATCCAGTCGCCCTCAAGGCGATCGACAAGGGGCACAACGCGTCGGTGCCGATGCTGGACGCCATCCGGACCTTGAACGGCTACGGTCTGGAGGTGGTATCGGGCATTATCCTGGGCCTGGACACCGACACCGCGGAGACGGGGGCAAGCCTCGTCGCGTTCGTCGAGCAATCACAAATTCCCATGCTGACGATCAATCTCCTGCAGGCCCTCCCCCGAACACCCCTGTGGGACCGCTTGAGGGACACAAATCGCATCGTCGACGACCCCTGTCGGGAATCGAATGTCCGCTTTATTCGCCCCTATGAAGAGGTGGTCGAGATGTGGCGTCGATGCATCCAGGAGGTTTACGACCCCGAGAGGTTGTTCTCCCGCTTCATGCACCAAGTGGACGCAACCTATCCCAATCGCATCCGACGTCCTGCACGGGGCCAACTCACGGCGAGCAATCTCCACCAAGCCTTCAGGCTTGCGCTCAACCTTGCGGTCCGTGCCGGCCTTCTCTCGACCTACCGCCGGCCCTTCTGGCGGGCTGTGAGATACGCAATCTCCCGTGGACAGATCGATGCCGCCTTCGGTATGGGGCTGGTCGCGTACCATCTGATCGCGTTTTCACGAGAGGCGGTCCGTGGAGAACAGAATGCCTCGTTCTACGCTGCAAAGGTCCGCAATCAGGCATCCCCATATAGGCGTCTTTCGCGCCACGCTCGGTCATGA
- a CDS encoding YsnF/AvaK domain-containing protein: MTKTVTCLFSSEAQASPVVHRLEDGGIDRGNICLLSNTGTSQLWDNTPGFDEQSKNISDETISRYLQDNGVLSGDAHAYAEGVRRGNALVAVRCDDNEVDRVVSILDRDDALDIDERQTAWRTEGWTGYGAGLAGTADSATTARASMMDDGDIRDRSTPATGEREEVIPVAEEDLNVGKREVGRGRVRIVSHIVERPAQEQVTLREEQVNVERRPVEGTTRSGAMSNDDLFRERSIEMEERAEEAVVSKEARVTEEVAVRKDVDTRTETISDTVRKTEVEIEDERNNRSSRTGTTDDRR; encoded by the coding sequence ATGACCAAAACCGTCACGTGTCTATTCAGCAGCGAAGCTCAAGCCTCCCCTGTCGTGCATCGTTTGGAGGACGGCGGCATCGATCGTGGCAATATTTGCCTGCTCAGCAACACCGGCACAAGCCAACTCTGGGATAATACGCCCGGCTTTGACGAGCAGTCGAAAAACATCTCGGACGAAACGATTTCCCGCTATCTCCAGGATAACGGCGTTCTTTCCGGCGACGCTCACGCTTACGCTGAAGGCGTGCGGCGCGGGAACGCGCTCGTGGCCGTGCGCTGTGATGACAATGAGGTCGATAGGGTCGTCAGCATTCTTGATCGAGACGATGCACTTGACATCGACGAGCGGCAGACGGCTTGGCGCACCGAGGGTTGGACCGGGTATGGCGCGGGCCTAGCCGGCACCGCAGATTCCGCCACGACCGCGCGGGCCAGCATGATGGACGACGGCGACATCCGCGATCGGAGCACGCCCGCGACAGGGGAACGTGAGGAAGTCATCCCGGTAGCGGAAGAGGATCTGAACGTGGGCAAGCGCGAGGTCGGCCGTGGCCGCGTCCGCATCGTGTCCCATATTGTCGAGCGCCCCGCTCAGGAGCAAGTCACCTTACGAGAAGAGCAGGTGAATGTAGAGCGCCGCCCGGTCGAGGGGACGACGCGCAGCGGCGCCATGAGCAATGACGACCTCTTCCGTGAGCGCAGTATCGAGATGGAAGAGCGAGCTGAAGAAGCGGTCGTGTCGAAAGAGGCCCGCGTGACCGAGGAGGTCGCCGTCCGCAAGGATGTCGATACCCGCACGGAAACCATTTCCGACACGGTGCGTAAGACTGAGGTTGAGATTGAGGACGAGCGCAACAATCGCTCTTCCCGCACTGGCACCACGGACGACCGCCGTTAA